Genomic window (Primulina eburnea isolate SZY01 chromosome 8, ASM2296580v1, whole genome shotgun sequence):
AGTTTGACTCTTCCACTCTCGTCTTCCAAAACTAGAAAATCGTCGGAGTGCATAAAATTATGGGGTTTTACAAGCGGGGCTGCAGATCTCTGTATACCATATATTAGGAATTAAAAGATTCAGGATAAAGAAGTTTTTAAATTTGACCAAGTGGAAAAACTTTAAACAGTGAAGCAACCACAGCCTCAGCACCTCCTTAGAGTACTCATCAAGTATTGAAGGTTTGAGTTTCATATCCTTGTAAAGAGTTCCAACAATGATGCATTCCTTTCCTTCTTCAAGTCCAAGCACAGTACAAGCTGCAGAAAACATGGAAGAACAGTGTGAAACTAACCATGAAGATTAGGTAAACTGATTAAATCATACAAGTTACATACCCATAGAAGATTTCCATAAAATTCTATGATAAAATATCTATGCACGAAGACATGGGAGCGGGAGCGAGAGAGAGAGCAAAGAGGCGCAGAAAGAGGTCGAAGTTAAAACTTAAGAACACTCATCTGACTCCCACACTCTGTTCTATTTGTTACACTAATTTGGGCCAATAGCTCCCATTATTTATGTCCTTCGATAAGTTGCACcattttgaaaacattttttGCTGCCTCAATGCTTAATACAGCAGTGATCCAAGTTTTACTGACTATAAACCCGAGCTGTAAACAGCATACAACCAAAAAAATAGTCATTTTAACCAGACATTCATATTCTACAAAAAGGGTAAAATACCAACAGGGCTCAACTAATGTCCATTTTCTTTCGGTCTGTGCTACATTTTGGGTAAATAGCCAAAACCTCCAAGTTCAATAGGAACTTCAAAAGTGTCAAAATCAAGGCGCAAATATTTTCTGCTTTGTCAACTTGTGTAAGTCATGGACTGTGGTTTAAATAGTACATAAAGCCAATAGCAGAGACTGTTACTCATTTTTTCCATCTGCTCCCTTTTTTTATATTTCTctgtaagttttttttttttttgggataaaATTTCTCTGTAAGTTCATGCATAGGTTATGCTCAAGACAACTACAAATGGAGGCCCTAGATAACTAATTAACTGAACAAAGTATCAAAAGGTAAATCTCCCAACAGCGTACATTCAAGTGAAACTACAAATACGCTCCTTTAAAACAATTTCGCCAGTTTCATAAGCTATAACAGTATTGACAAAATCACCAGGTTAAGGTAATTGAAGACAAGTGCTGGAAGTAAGTAAAGTCATAAGCTTTGCACAAAACTGCAAGTATCTAcacttaaattaaaaaaaaaaagaggagatAATACCAGGCAGATGGGGCTTCCAGGTAGGGAGAAGGGAGTAAAGAAGGGTTCTCATGAGATGTAATCTTGCAAAATATATTTGACTGTACTGCTGCCCTTTATACATTTCCTTCTGTATCTCAAAGCTCTCATCCTCCGATAAAGTACAAAAAACACGTCGAATTGAGCAAACACTACGAAAAAAAAAGAgattttttgaaggaaaaaacaGGAAATTCGTAAAAGCAAGGAGGAAATAGCTACCAAGGATTTATAAAGAGACTGTTTTCTGAGCAGGACGCCGTTGCCTGAATCCACCTCCATAGGTGCAGCTGCCATGGCGGGAAAAGGGTCTTCTAATCTTTGCTGGTTCCAAGAAATCAAGCAACCCCAATTTCTCTTTCTATTGCAGAAATGTATCAaacataattattatttagagcCAATTATTAAACTAATTAATTTAGGAGGGTCGGTTCGGATGAGTTGAGTCGGGTTGGATTGAGCAATAACATTATTCAAAAATTGATCAACCTCAACCTAACCCAAATCCGAGTCAATCCGAAAATTCTCAATCCTAACACGAATCCGAATCAATCTGATTAAcccgattttaaaatttttttaaaaaaaatttaaaaaataaactattttaatttaacacaaaataacaaaatttctctcatatatatgatttaaattttaaagtGTACttgtagaaaaataaaatatttttactaaatcaataaacaattgtttaaaaaataaaaaatattcaaaacaaatattaaattatgaaaatttatgatataaatatacaataaatattttttcagacatacaatatataaaaatgtaagcaatatttattaattatatttgtttaaaaaataaataaaatttttgggtcaacccgaacccaacccAACCCTATCATTTTTTTCGGATCAGCTATCGGGTCCAATCCGATATTACCGAACGCGAAAACccaaaacacaaatctgatttTTTCCGGATTGAACCGTGTTGGGTTGATGGgttgtatttgattttgacatcCTTACCAATTATataattttactatattatatagtattttttatattttattttatttactattattttaaaatttttattttgaaatttaaaaaactaataaattttttttacaaaaatctattagttattattattattattaaaaaaaagttaACATATTACGGTCCTTTAGTTTGGTTATTTTTTGTCCAGACCTTTAATCAAGAATGTAAACAAATCGAATCAAGATTTAATATTCGAATTTGGCTCGAATTAGTTTTATTCGAACTCAATCCGAAactcaatattttttaaaaaacaaagtgCTCAAATTCGGTTCGAATAAAAGCTTGAGTTCGAGTTCGACTCGAAATATTCAAACATGTTTCGCGAACTATTTGAACTATTGCTTGAAAATAAGCGATTGAAATGCtcgataattattttttaaatatataattatattaataaaatattaaggccAATAAACGGCTTGTGAagtatcaaataaaataatttaggcTCGAATTCGGCTTAAAAAAATGTGAAAACGGTTGAGTTTGGTTTGAATTCGAGAAGGaacatgaatcaaatatttTCCAAATCGAATCGGCTCGATTCGTTTATATTCATACATTTACTATATTTATGTGCCAACTTAGTCTTTAAAGTTAGACGAAATAGTCATCAATTTTAATTCCACATCAACCGTTAACTGTTCTAGTATGTGAATTTCACGTATTTTATTATATCTTTTTTTAAGGTAAACTCATAATTTTATTGATTAAAATCATCCATTATGAGATTACTCATCCAAAAAAGAAATTCACCATTCATCCAAACAAAAGCTGAAAACGAAGAACAAGCAAAACGAGCAATATTATCAGCAACATTATTCGACTATCGACACAAATAAATGCATTCAGAGATAGCAGGTATCTTCAAGCACTTCCCTGATGTCCATTGCACAAAGATATTttattatatcttaaaattagaACTATGAGAACCTTATTTTCATCTCATCATTCTATTTTTCCCTGTTTCTTCCATAAATCGAATGAGGCGGCCAAAGACATCATCTGAAAATCGGTCGAAAATCCTTCACGAGTCGAATGTAAGTGCATTCCTTCTCTAATTGTGTATTTTTGTGTTGGGTCTTCATCTCTCAAGTCAAACAACTCTAATTGATTCCGGTAACTCACAATCGCAATTTAAGAGAGAATTTATGGTTGTttgattgtatatttttttgTGACTTCTTCTCTCATATGTTTCTATGCATCAATCCATGTATGAAAAACATTTTGTATAGCATATACACATTTTAAAGCATACATATTATACAATCTTTTGACCTTTATAAAATCTCCAATCTATTTTTCGTTCAAACCATCGTTATAGCATATTTTAATCTGATCTTGTTCGAGGAAGTACAAATTATTTTAGCAAAGCTATATATACCACTTGTTTATGAAACATATAGACACTACATTTTATTACAGAACAATTGGTCTTGCATAGCAGCATAGGTGGTCATTTCTTGGAAAGTTCGCTGTTGAGGAACTCCAGCACTGAAAGCCGCTGCGTGCAAGAAAGGTCCCAATCaagtacaaattttttttaaaggtaATAATAATCTGCTCAACTTAACGTagatttagaagaaaaattaTGGGCAATTCATACCCTTTGTTCAAGACCAACTTCCTCAGCTCTTATTGTTAGAGATTCCAACAATTTAATGCCCTCCTGAAAGCCAGCGATAGCCGTGTCTTCGTTAGCAAGGTTTCTATCAACATCAGCCACTTTTGCCAGCGATGTAGCTACATCTATAACCTGAGTTTATGATTAAAAGTACGACACAATTAGAAGAGCAACGGCAGAGACTACAGAGGGACGGATACTAAGACCAAGTTCTCAGCTTATAATAAACCTATTAACAAAGAAAAAAAAGTATTGTTGATCACAGTCACATATATAGGAAACGCTAGAAGCAGCACTTATGCTATCAGCTATATCAATTGCTCACCAACGATGAAACATTAGAATGGAACTTGATTGCATTATGGCGAACTTCCAAAGCCTTAAAATAATAGGATCTTGCAGCCTGTAAATCCCCTTCGTAGTACTTTAGGTCTCCAATTTTATTGAGAGAAACAGAAAGTGTATGTATTATCTGCGCAGGTCCGAACACAAGTTGTATCAAGCTGGATTTGTACAAAAATGGTAGTTCAGTGGCCTAATACAAATTTATACCTCCAAATCATCCTTCGGTACTTTCGAAAGGAAGTTGACACTCTCCTCAAAATATGATATTGCAGCATTAGCATCTCCAGTTGCTCGACTGAAACAACCAGtgttatttttctttaaaaaaacgacatataataaattttatggaTCAAAATGCAAACATTCTTTCGACTAATAAAACCATAAATTTTCTAAATCCAGACAAAGAAAAAGATAAAGATGATGGGCATACCAGCAATCACCGAGCATACCTAAAACCGCACCCAACTGAGAGCATAACTCAGGAGTGTTTCCAATCGTTTCCAACTGTTCTCTAACATCTTCCACACATATGCTAAGCCTTGATTTTGCACTTCCTATGTTATTTGCACGAAGTGCCTATAAAcgagaaagaaaaaaatatgaatGCATATACAAATCAGAAAATAATAGCTAATATGGTGCGGTTTTATAAAAGAGTAGAGTGAGAATGTAACCAATGTTCACATAGTCCCAGTAATTTATACAGAAAATGCCTTGTCCTTAATGTGGTAGGGATCTATAAAAGGAATATGAACATATATAGTAATCAAAATACATCATCTAATATGGCGTGCTTTTATAACAGAACTGTGTGAGAATTCAACAGTTGAATTGAATCCCTGAAATAACAAGACACTTGTGGCTTCAACAATAAACAAATGacagaaatttaaaaaaattaccctCATAGCCTGCTGCACCAAGAAAGCACCCCTCTCAAGGGACACATCCTCATATATCACATTTTTCTTTTCACCATCCTTTTCTTCCTTGTCGGTATCAACTTGAGACCTCTTGATCCTTGCATGACCATCAATAAAGCGATCAACCACAGCTTGAAGATCAGGATCATCTTCAATCTTCACAATGGCAGAACCACATATAGGACAATCCTTGAAGCGTGATACACAGGCTCTAATTTCATGGAAAGAATTCATCAAGAACATTCATATAGAAAGCACATGACCAAACTAATTGATGGGTGACATTTAAGTGCATTTCGCTTACTTGCAATATACATGGGAACAAGGCACACACTTGCTACATTCAAACAGAAGTGCTTGACATATCAGGCAGCTGAGAGGGCCTAACTTAAATGTCTGAGAATCGTATCCATAAGGGCACTTGGGAGTAATTGCTGGATCTTTCTGAGGTGTGGTATCATTCGTTGACTGCTTCTTATGTTGGTTTTCAACAGATTTTTTAATAGATGCATCATCAGGTCGAGAAGCTTTAATAAAAGGACAGACAGGTTTCATCTTCGTTTACAGCTGCAACAGGAAGATGACATGTTACAAATTCATTTAAAGTTTGAAAAACCCTACAAAAGATAGAGCCTCCCCCTCCCCACAAGCAAAGGAATCACGCAAAAAACACCACAACGTGGTTTCAATATTTTAGCATAACAAATGGATCTAATTATGGAAACTTTTAGACATAATCAGAAAATAGATATTTTGATAATCTACCTGCGAGAGTTTACAACACTAGTTAGCATATTCATCTAGAAAGGAATCAAGGATAAAAGTATGCCGTgtaaaaaagaaaacaaaaaataaagagCAAAACAGAAACTAACGGTGATGTGAAAGAAGACTTAGCAGTGCACAGCACTTGTAAGGAACCTTACTCACGGTTTATGTCCAATATTCTTAGAAATTTAACACTAGTTACATTAGCTAGAGTAGTTCAGTTGATCGTATTGATAATATGATACAAAGTAAGAACACCCAGTCACAGAAACTAGATGAGAAAAACTAACACAAATCTTCAAGCCAAGGGTTCTACTGTGTGTTTAAAATAACTCATCTAAATATAATAAGGCAGAATCTACCTCGTACACAACTTATTTCAATATAATTCCAACCAATTTCAAACCAAAACAACAAACAGATTCTGTCAACGTACATTTGCTGCAAAATTTCAACACACTTGCAAAACAAGTTTCTTTTTTGAGAAAAAGAAACGTCGTAGCAGGTGTTTGAGCTGAAACTTAGCTTTTCTACATAAAAAAGCACTGAAAATGACAAAAGGGAAAACGGAAACACAAACAGCACAATTACAcgataaaaaaatcatatagtCCCGAAATCCATGGGGAAAGTGCGATGATGAACCCATAAATCAAACAAAGAAAGGGTTTTGTAATCTACCTCTTGCAATTCCAAGTGCACTGCGATATCTAACCCAAATGCAAAGATAAATTGAGTGTAACACAACACAGCCACAAGGAGAGAGAAAGTGAAGGACGATCGAAGGAAGAGAAGAAATCAGGAGAGTGGACCTATATTTTCAGGTctctttatttttcattaaaatgaaattatgatatggTTCCCCAAAAAAAAGGGAATTGATttggtaaaataaataaaataataatttatttctctAGGGATAATAAAGATGTGATTTATCCACCCTGAATTTTGTCTTGGGTCTAGAATGAGTAATTGATCAATAGTAATATTGGTCTGATCCATTATATTGGGATAATTGTAGGGATGTCAATGAGTCTGGGTTGGATCCGTCCCATATGGACGGGTTTGGACATATTAAATGTGTCATAAGGTGGGTCTCGGGTCCAATATTTCAGACCCGTATAGGTATGAGGCGGGTCATGGGTACTATAATACCCGCCCCATACCCATCccatatatgtgtatataaatATTCTAAGATTTAgttttattactttttatattttAGTATCTCACCTCAAGATCAACCATAGACATGTCTGATTCTGTTTTGGGTTGGGCTTTAGTGTATTATCCAAATAGGTAGACCAATTATAAATAAAGCCCTCATGTCCCTGCACCACTATAACTAGGGGTGAGCAAAATATCGGTCAAACcgagaaaaccgaaaaaaccgaaaaaatttagaaattcggttcggtttaatTGGTTTAATCGGGTTATTCGGTTTATAAATTCGGTTTAATCGGTttattcggttcggttcggttttttgggaaaaaaatcgGTTAGACCGATAAAaccgaatatatatatatatatatatatatatatatatatatatatatatatatatatatatatatatataatatatgttgGGCCTCAAATTTAGATATGATGCATTTTTATTTCTACTGGGCTTTTTACATGATGGAAAGTTGGAAACTCAATTCTATTGAATAAACACAACTATTGGCTTCGTTTTCTTAATTGATCAAACTTAGGCTAGGTGAATTGATTATCTCTGTATATTTGAATCATGTATTAAATTCAGTTGTAGTTTTGTGTAAATATGTTTAAAaagtttatttaataaaaaatcggttatttcggtcgaaaaccgaaataaccgaatttTTATCGGTTCGGTTTCCTcggttttcttttcaaaattcggtcggttcgattttcccaaaaaaaaatcggtcggttcggttttcgaaaatttcggttcggtcggttcggttctgACCGATTGCACACCCCTAACTATAACTATACGCTAATGCTAGTGGTTCAAGCCTCAAGGTATCTATCAAAGAAGATTAATGTTttcgttttaaaaaaattcgggtctTACGGGTCTCATGGGTCTAACCCGCCCCGTTTCGTATTCAGGGTGGGACGAGTCCAAAGAATATTTAACCGGGGTGGAGTGGGTAATGGGTCGAAATTTTTTTCATGGGACGGGTCTTGAGTTTAGCCATACCCGCCTCATACCCACCCCATTGACATCCCTAGATGATtgtagttttaatttttttaaaataattaatacatATAAGTAAAAAAATGATATAAAGCATTTAATAGTTTGAAAGATATAAGATAAAGGTTTGATAAATAattcatatataaaaaaatgatcAATCATATCAGTCCAACAAACCAAACATAAGATAAAGTGTTATTTAAAACTCGGCTCATATAATCTGTTGGGTGCAAAATTATATCTACTTGGTAGAACGattgaaccgtggtgcttgagttgctgtgtggtttaaaagatttgagttgtaccATTACTATCAGCTATatcttttggtaaaacggcaagcgctcggtcttacaattggtatcagagctaaggtcacgggttcgattttAATTGATTGCAagaagtgcaattattgggaaggagattgttgggtgcaataattgtcttgcTTGGTAGgtcgatcgaaccgtggtgcttgagctgctgtgtgatttaaaagatttgagttgcaccattactactagctatagtttttggtaaaac
Coding sequences:
- the LOC140839574 gene encoding protein NCA1-like, giving the protein MKPVCPFIKASRPDDASIKKSVENQHKKQSTNDTTPQKDPAITPKCPYGYDSQTFKLGPLSCLICQALLFECSKCVPCSHVYCKACVSRFKDCPICGSAIVKIEDDPDLQAVVDRFIDGHARIKRSQVDTDKEEKDGEKKNVIYEDVSLERGAFLVQQAMRALRANNIGSAKSRLSICVEDVREQLETIGNTPELCSQLGAVLGMLGDCCRATGDANAAISYFEESVNFLSKVPKDDLEIIHTLSVSLNKIGDLKYYEGDLQAARSYYFKALEVRHNAIKFHSNVSSLVIDVATSLAKVADVDRNLANEDTAIAGFQEGIKLLESLTIRAEEVGLEQRRLSVLEFLNSELSKK